A window from Piliocolobus tephrosceles isolate RC106 chromosome 11, ASM277652v3, whole genome shotgun sequence encodes these proteins:
- the NR4A2 gene encoding nuclear receptor subfamily 4 group A member 2 isoform X2: protein MPCVQAQYGSSPQGASPASQSYSYHSSGEYSSDFLTPEFVKFSMDLTNTEITATTSLPSFSTFMDNYSTGYDVKPPCLYQMPLSGQQSSIKVEDIQMHNYQQHSHLPPQSEEMMPHSGSVYYKPSSPPTPTTPGFQVQHSPMWDDPGSLHNFHQNYVATTHMIEQRKTPVSRLSLFSFKQSPPGTPVSSCQMRFDGPLHVPMNPEPASSHHVVDGQTFAVPNPIRKPASMGFPGLQIGHASQLLDTQVPSPPSRGSPSNEGLCAVCGDNAACQHYGVRTCEGCKGFFKRTVQKNAKYVCLANKNCPVDKRRRNRCQYCRFQKCLAVGMVKEVVRTDSLKGRRGRLPSKPKSPQEPSPPSPPVSLISALVRAHVDSNPAMTSLDYSRFQANPDYQMSGDDTQHIQQFYDLLTGSMEIIRGWAEKIPGFADLPKADQDLLFESAFLELFVLRLAYRSNPVEGKLIFCNGVVLHRLQCVRGFGEWIDSIVEFSSNLQNMNIDISAFSCIAALAMVTERHGLKEPKRVEELQNKIVNCLKDHVTFNNGGLNRPNYLSKLLGKLPELRTLCTQGLQRIFYLKLEDLVPPPAIIDKLFLDTLPF from the exons ATGCCTTGTGTTCAGGCGCAGTATGGGTCCTCGCCTCAAGGAGCCAGCCCCGCTTCTCAGAGCTACAGTTACCACTCTTCGGGAGAATACAGCTCCGATTTCTTAACTCCAGAGTTTGTCAAGTTTAGCATGGACCTCACCAACACTGAAATCACTGCCACCACTTCTCTCCCCAGCTTCAGTACCTTTATGGACAACTACAGCACAGGCTACGACGTCAAGCCACCTTGCTTGTACCAAATGCCCCTGTCCGGACAGCAGTCCTCCATTAAGGTAGAAGACATTCAGATGCACAACTACCAGCAACACAGCCACCTGCCCCCCCAGTCTGAGGAGATGATGCCGCACTCCGGTTCGGTTTACTACAAGCCCTCCTCGCCCCCGACGCCCACCACCCCGGGCTTCCAGGTGCAGCACAGCCCCATGTGGGACGACCCGGGGTCTCTCCACAACTTCCACCAGAACTACGTGGCCACTACGCACATGATCGAGCAGAGGAAAACGCCAGTTTCCcgcctctccctcttctcctttaAGCAATCGCCCCCTGGCACCCCGGTGTCTAGTTGCCAGATGCGCTTCGACGGGCCCCTGCACGTCCCCATGAACCCGGAGCCCGCCAGCAGCCACCACGTGGTGGACGGGCAGACCTTTGCTGTACCCAACCCCATTCGCAAGCCCGCGTCCATGGGCTTCCCGGGCCTGCAGATCGGCCACGCGTCGCAGCTGCTCGACACGCAGGTGCCCTCGCCGCCGTCGCGGGGCTCCCCCTCCAACGAGGGGCTGTGCGCTGTGTGTGGGGACAACGCGGCCTGCCAACACTACGGCGTGCGCACCTGTGAGGGCTGCAAAGGCTTCTTTAAG CGCACAgtgcaaaaaaatgcaaaatacgtGTGTTTAGCAAATAAAAACTGCCCAGTGGACAAGCGTCGCCGGAATCGCTGTCAGTACTGCCGATTTCAGAAGTGCCTGGCTGTTGGGATGGTCAAAGAAG TGGTTCGCACAGACAGTTTAAAAGGCCGGAGAGGTCGTTTGCCCTCGAAACCGAAGAGCCCACAGGAGCCCTCTCCCCCTTCGCCCCCGGTGAGTCTGATCAGTGCCCTCGTCAGGGCCCATGTCGACTCCAACCCGGCTATGACCAGCCTGGACTATTCCAGG TTCCAGGCAAACCCTGACTATCAGATGAGTGGAGATGACACCCAGCATATCCAGCAATTCTATGATCTCCTGACTGGCTCCATGGAGATCATCCGGGGCTGGGCGGAGAAGATCCCTGGCTTCGCAGACCTGCCCAAAGCCGACCAGGACCTGCTTTTTGAATCAGCTTTCTTAGAACTGTTTGTCCTTCGATTAGCATACAG GTCCAACCCAGTGGAGGGTAAACTCATCTTTTGCAATGGGGTGGTCTTGCACAGGTTGCAATGCGTTCGTGGCTTTGGGGAATGGATTGATTCCATTGTTGAATTCTCCTCCAACTTGCAGAATATGAACATCGACATTTCTGCCTTCTCCTGCATTGCTGCCCTGGCTATGGTCACAG agaGACACGGGCTCAAGGAACCCAAGAGAGTGGAAGAACTGCAAAACAAGATTGTAAATTGTCTCAAAGACCATGTGACTTTCAACAATGGGGGGTTGAACCGCCCCAATTATTTGTCCAAACTGTTGGGGAAGCTCCCAGAACTTCGTACCCTTTGCACACAGGGGCTACAGCGCATTTTCTACCTGAAATTGGAAGACTTGGTGCCACCGCCAGCAATAATTGACAAACTTTTCCTGGACACTTTACCTTTCTAA
- the NR4A2 gene encoding nuclear receptor subfamily 4 group A member 2 isoform X1 — MNEERRGELLTMPCVQAQYGSSPQGASPASQSYSYHSSGEYSSDFLTPEFVKFSMDLTNTEITATTSLPSFSTFMDNYSTGYDVKPPCLYQMPLSGQQSSIKVEDIQMHNYQQHSHLPPQSEEMMPHSGSVYYKPSSPPTPTTPGFQVQHSPMWDDPGSLHNFHQNYVATTHMIEQRKTPVSRLSLFSFKQSPPGTPVSSCQMRFDGPLHVPMNPEPASSHHVVDGQTFAVPNPIRKPASMGFPGLQIGHASQLLDTQVPSPPSRGSPSNEGLCAVCGDNAACQHYGVRTCEGCKGFFKRTVQKNAKYVCLANKNCPVDKRRRNRCQYCRFQKCLAVGMVKEVVRTDSLKGRRGRLPSKPKSPQEPSPPSPPVSLISALVRAHVDSNPAMTSLDYSRFQANPDYQMSGDDTQHIQQFYDLLTGSMEIIRGWAEKIPGFADLPKADQDLLFESAFLELFVLRLAYRSNPVEGKLIFCNGVVLHRLQCVRGFGEWIDSIVEFSSNLQNMNIDISAFSCIAALAMVTERHGLKEPKRVEELQNKIVNCLKDHVTFNNGGLNRPNYLSKLLGKLPELRTLCTQGLQRIFYLKLEDLVPPPAIIDKLFLDTLPF; from the exons CCATGCCTTGTGTTCAGGCGCAGTATGGGTCCTCGCCTCAAGGAGCCAGCCCCGCTTCTCAGAGCTACAGTTACCACTCTTCGGGAGAATACAGCTCCGATTTCTTAACTCCAGAGTTTGTCAAGTTTAGCATGGACCTCACCAACACTGAAATCACTGCCACCACTTCTCTCCCCAGCTTCAGTACCTTTATGGACAACTACAGCACAGGCTACGACGTCAAGCCACCTTGCTTGTACCAAATGCCCCTGTCCGGACAGCAGTCCTCCATTAAGGTAGAAGACATTCAGATGCACAACTACCAGCAACACAGCCACCTGCCCCCCCAGTCTGAGGAGATGATGCCGCACTCCGGTTCGGTTTACTACAAGCCCTCCTCGCCCCCGACGCCCACCACCCCGGGCTTCCAGGTGCAGCACAGCCCCATGTGGGACGACCCGGGGTCTCTCCACAACTTCCACCAGAACTACGTGGCCACTACGCACATGATCGAGCAGAGGAAAACGCCAGTTTCCcgcctctccctcttctcctttaAGCAATCGCCCCCTGGCACCCCGGTGTCTAGTTGCCAGATGCGCTTCGACGGGCCCCTGCACGTCCCCATGAACCCGGAGCCCGCCAGCAGCCACCACGTGGTGGACGGGCAGACCTTTGCTGTACCCAACCCCATTCGCAAGCCCGCGTCCATGGGCTTCCCGGGCCTGCAGATCGGCCACGCGTCGCAGCTGCTCGACACGCAGGTGCCCTCGCCGCCGTCGCGGGGCTCCCCCTCCAACGAGGGGCTGTGCGCTGTGTGTGGGGACAACGCGGCCTGCCAACACTACGGCGTGCGCACCTGTGAGGGCTGCAAAGGCTTCTTTAAG CGCACAgtgcaaaaaaatgcaaaatacgtGTGTTTAGCAAATAAAAACTGCCCAGTGGACAAGCGTCGCCGGAATCGCTGTCAGTACTGCCGATTTCAGAAGTGCCTGGCTGTTGGGATGGTCAAAGAAG TGGTTCGCACAGACAGTTTAAAAGGCCGGAGAGGTCGTTTGCCCTCGAAACCGAAGAGCCCACAGGAGCCCTCTCCCCCTTCGCCCCCGGTGAGTCTGATCAGTGCCCTCGTCAGGGCCCATGTCGACTCCAACCCGGCTATGACCAGCCTGGACTATTCCAGG TTCCAGGCAAACCCTGACTATCAGATGAGTGGAGATGACACCCAGCATATCCAGCAATTCTATGATCTCCTGACTGGCTCCATGGAGATCATCCGGGGCTGGGCGGAGAAGATCCCTGGCTTCGCAGACCTGCCCAAAGCCGACCAGGACCTGCTTTTTGAATCAGCTTTCTTAGAACTGTTTGTCCTTCGATTAGCATACAG GTCCAACCCAGTGGAGGGTAAACTCATCTTTTGCAATGGGGTGGTCTTGCACAGGTTGCAATGCGTTCGTGGCTTTGGGGAATGGATTGATTCCATTGTTGAATTCTCCTCCAACTTGCAGAATATGAACATCGACATTTCTGCCTTCTCCTGCATTGCTGCCCTGGCTATGGTCACAG agaGACACGGGCTCAAGGAACCCAAGAGAGTGGAAGAACTGCAAAACAAGATTGTAAATTGTCTCAAAGACCATGTGACTTTCAACAATGGGGGGTTGAACCGCCCCAATTATTTGTCCAAACTGTTGGGGAAGCTCCCAGAACTTCGTACCCTTTGCACACAGGGGCTACAGCGCATTTTCTACCTGAAATTGGAAGACTTGGTGCCACCGCCAGCAATAATTGACAAACTTTTCCTGGACACTTTACCTTTCTAA
- the NR4A2 gene encoding nuclear receptor subfamily 4 group A member 2 isoform X3, with the protein MDNYSTGYDVKPPCLYQMPLSGQQSSIKVEDIQMHNYQQHSHLPPQSEEMMPHSGSVYYKPSSPPTPTTPGFQVQHSPMWDDPGSLHNFHQNYVATTHMIEQRKTPVSRLSLFSFKQSPPGTPVSSCQMRFDGPLHVPMNPEPASSHHVVDGQTFAVPNPIRKPASMGFPGLQIGHASQLLDTQVPSPPSRGSPSNEGLCAVCGDNAACQHYGVRTCEGCKGFFKRTVQKNAKYVCLANKNCPVDKRRRNRCQYCRFQKCLAVGMVKEVVRTDSLKGRRGRLPSKPKSPQEPSPPSPPVSLISALVRAHVDSNPAMTSLDYSRFQANPDYQMSGDDTQHIQQFYDLLTGSMEIIRGWAEKIPGFADLPKADQDLLFESAFLELFVLRLAYRSNPVEGKLIFCNGVVLHRLQCVRGFGEWIDSIVEFSSNLQNMNIDISAFSCIAALAMVTERHGLKEPKRVEELQNKIVNCLKDHVTFNNGGLNRPNYLSKLLGKLPELRTLCTQGLQRIFYLKLEDLVPPPAIIDKLFLDTLPF; encoded by the exons ATGGACAACTACAGCACAGGCTACGACGTCAAGCCACCTTGCTTGTACCAAATGCCCCTGTCCGGACAGCAGTCCTCCATTAAGGTAGAAGACATTCAGATGCACAACTACCAGCAACACAGCCACCTGCCCCCCCAGTCTGAGGAGATGATGCCGCACTCCGGTTCGGTTTACTACAAGCCCTCCTCGCCCCCGACGCCCACCACCCCGGGCTTCCAGGTGCAGCACAGCCCCATGTGGGACGACCCGGGGTCTCTCCACAACTTCCACCAGAACTACGTGGCCACTACGCACATGATCGAGCAGAGGAAAACGCCAGTTTCCcgcctctccctcttctcctttaAGCAATCGCCCCCTGGCACCCCGGTGTCTAGTTGCCAGATGCGCTTCGACGGGCCCCTGCACGTCCCCATGAACCCGGAGCCCGCCAGCAGCCACCACGTGGTGGACGGGCAGACCTTTGCTGTACCCAACCCCATTCGCAAGCCCGCGTCCATGGGCTTCCCGGGCCTGCAGATCGGCCACGCGTCGCAGCTGCTCGACACGCAGGTGCCCTCGCCGCCGTCGCGGGGCTCCCCCTCCAACGAGGGGCTGTGCGCTGTGTGTGGGGACAACGCGGCCTGCCAACACTACGGCGTGCGCACCTGTGAGGGCTGCAAAGGCTTCTTTAAG CGCACAgtgcaaaaaaatgcaaaatacgtGTGTTTAGCAAATAAAAACTGCCCAGTGGACAAGCGTCGCCGGAATCGCTGTCAGTACTGCCGATTTCAGAAGTGCCTGGCTGTTGGGATGGTCAAAGAAG TGGTTCGCACAGACAGTTTAAAAGGCCGGAGAGGTCGTTTGCCCTCGAAACCGAAGAGCCCACAGGAGCCCTCTCCCCCTTCGCCCCCGGTGAGTCTGATCAGTGCCCTCGTCAGGGCCCATGTCGACTCCAACCCGGCTATGACCAGCCTGGACTATTCCAGG TTCCAGGCAAACCCTGACTATCAGATGAGTGGAGATGACACCCAGCATATCCAGCAATTCTATGATCTCCTGACTGGCTCCATGGAGATCATCCGGGGCTGGGCGGAGAAGATCCCTGGCTTCGCAGACCTGCCCAAAGCCGACCAGGACCTGCTTTTTGAATCAGCTTTCTTAGAACTGTTTGTCCTTCGATTAGCATACAG GTCCAACCCAGTGGAGGGTAAACTCATCTTTTGCAATGGGGTGGTCTTGCACAGGTTGCAATGCGTTCGTGGCTTTGGGGAATGGATTGATTCCATTGTTGAATTCTCCTCCAACTTGCAGAATATGAACATCGACATTTCTGCCTTCTCCTGCATTGCTGCCCTGGCTATGGTCACAG agaGACACGGGCTCAAGGAACCCAAGAGAGTGGAAGAACTGCAAAACAAGATTGTAAATTGTCTCAAAGACCATGTGACTTTCAACAATGGGGGGTTGAACCGCCCCAATTATTTGTCCAAACTGTTGGGGAAGCTCCCAGAACTTCGTACCCTTTGCACACAGGGGCTACAGCGCATTTTCTACCTGAAATTGGAAGACTTGGTGCCACCGCCAGCAATAATTGACAAACTTTTCCTGGACACTTTACCTTTCTAA